One genomic window of Monodelphis domestica isolate mMonDom1 chromosome 1, mMonDom1.pri, whole genome shotgun sequence includes the following:
- the NMB gene encoding neuromedin-B: protein MLGSGSEPSMTSELTRRPLHPRLLSCLVFLAFLSSTSTLSLDFAEHRNKAAKIKIHPRGNLWATGHFMGKKSVEPLAFSSGTATHTTLEEMKDRLSHDLVRVLWLRKSLGMSQEDPAVSAQDLWMLLRQLEK, encoded by the exons ATGCTGGGGTCTGGGTCCGAGCCAAGCATGACCTCTGAGCTGACCCGCCGACCCCTGCACCCTCGGCTCCTCAGTTGCCTGGTGTTCCTGGCTTTCCTCTCCAGCACCTCCACACTCAGCCTGGACTTTGCTGAACATCGGAATAAAGCCGCCAAGATCAAAATCCACCCCAGAGGCAACCTCTGGGCCACAG GCCACTTCATGGGCAAGAAGAGCGTGGAGCCCCTGGCCTTCTCGTCTGGGACAGCCACCCACACCACCCTGGAGGAAATGAAAGACCGGCTGAGTCATGACTTGGTTAGGGTCCTCTGGCTGAGGAAATCCTTGGGCATGAGCCAAGAGGACCCTGCAGTGAGCGCCCAG
- the LOC103096863 gene encoding trichohyalin-like → MERMAARKQGRKEERERERRERERKDREDGRKGARNEGRERDKERERRERERRERDRRERGEREERERREERERRERERREERERRERERREERERKERERREERERERREERERREREDGRMEGRERERGERERRERERMEGRNEGRERDRRERERRERERGWMEGRKQGMKEGREIERREREERERRERERRDREEREREEREESEKRERERRERERERERERRERERGEREKRERGEREKREREDRERREREREERERRERERRSRENGRKEGGREREREERERDRERGWKEGRRKEGREREREVRERGWKEGRERERGERERMEGRNQGRKMEGEGGRERERERVRERERERERERERGRREGRKEGRKEGRKEGRKAGRPIKY, encoded by the coding sequence atggAAAGGATGgcagcaaggaagcaaggaaggaaggaagagagggagagagagaggagagaaagagagaggaaagatagagaggatggaagaaagggagcaagaaatgaaggaagggagagagacaaagagagggagaggagagagagagagagaagagagagagacaggagagagagaggagagagagaggagagagagaggagagaggagagagagaggagggagagagagaggagagaagagagagagaggagggagagagagaggagagaagagagagagaggaaggagagagagaggagagaggagagagagagagagaggagagaggagagagagaggagggagagagaggatggaaggatggaaggaagggaaagagagagaggagagagagagaggagagagagagagaggatggaaggaaggaatgaaggaagggagagagacaggagagagagagagaggagagagagagagaggggatggatggaaggaaggaaacaaggaatgaaggaagggagagaaatagagaggagagagagagaggagagagagagaagagagagagaaaggagagatagagaagaaagagaaagagaggagagagaggagtcagaaaaaagagagagagagagaagagagagagagagagaaagagagagagagaggagagagagagagagaggagagagagaaaaaagagagagaggagaaagagagaaaagagagagagaggatagagagaggagagagagagaaagagaggagagagagaggagagagagagagaggagatcgagagagaatggaaggaaggaaggaggaagggagagagagagagaagagagagaaagagatagagagagaggatggaaggaaggaaggaggaaggaagggagagaaagagagagagaagtgagagagagaggatggaaagaaggaagggagagagagaggggggagagagagaggatggaaggaaggaatcaaggaaggaagatggagggagagggagggagagagagggagagagaaagagtgagagagagagaaagagagagagagagagaaagagagagaggaaggagggaaggaaggaaggaaggaaggaaggaaggaaggaaggaaggaaggaaagcaggaaggccTATTAAGTATTAG